The Acidobacteriota bacterium genome contains the following window.
TTGATGCTCGGGGTGATCTGCGGCGATGGCGGCGATCTCGATTCGGCCAAGCGACATCTGGGCCGTGCGTTGAAGATCCGAAGGAATTCGTTCGCCGCGCACTACGGGCTTGGGCGCATTCTTGTCAGCGAGGGTAGAGTCCGTGAAGCGCTCACGCACCTGAAGCGTGCGCTAATCTTGAAGCCGACCCCTGAGATGTACTACCTGGTTGGCCGCGCTTATCTCGAAGAAGGTCGAACCGAAGTTGCCGTGCGCCACTTGCAGCGTTGTGTCGAAATGGATCCGAAATTCGACGCGGCTCTCTATCATCTCGGACTGATTTATCTCCGACAGGAGAATCTGCTGCTAGCCCAGGAGCACTTCCGTGCCGCATACGAGATCAACCCGCGCGAGTCGCGCTACCGAACCGCGCTTCGAGCACGGAAGGCAGGACAACTGGCGCCTCTGCCGGTTTTCGGACGAGCCGCTGTGTCGAAACGCAAGGTAGTGAGCAGCGGAGATGTACGACTGGCCGAGCTTCTGCGGAGCGATCTTCTTGAATTACAGAATCCAGCGGCCGAGGTCAGGAAAGGACAAAAGCGAGGATAGAAGGCAGAATAGGCAGAGTAAAAATGAAAAAGGCAAAAGTGAGCGGGTTTCACTTTTGCCTTTTTCATTTTACTCTGCCTTCCTTAGTGGGCAGTCAGACTATCGTGCGACCGACTCCCATTCGGGAGGATTAGAACGCTGCGAGACGTCGCTGCAAACGCGGCGTTAGTATCAGCGGTCAGGCTGTAGATATCAAAGCCAAAAGAATCCAAATATGTTGCCAGGTCATTGCTCGACGAGATATAGAGCACCGGCTCGTGTCCGAGGTAATCCGTTATCTCAAGGAGCCGCTCGATGACCTCAATCGGTTCAAACGTTCTCGCCGGATCCCGGAAGCTAGCCATCTTTAACTCCTTTCCTGTTCTTAATACGGGCCACCCGCCCAAATAGTTTGTAAGCGTCCAATTCTAAGATGCTCTCTGCTTCTGCGAAGTTGGTTTTTGACGCAAGGAGTGACGGCCAGCTTTGCCACTCCAGAGGAAAGAACGACAGACGCCTAGCCGCTTGCGCTCGATCTCAATCAACCCCCGGTTATGCCACGACCAGTTTAGATGCTCGCGATAAATACTCAAGAGAAACATGCGACTCCGTTTTGTTGCCTTCAATTCAGTCATCCGGGCCCTTTGCCGGTTCGTCGTCCAGCCGGCAGGATGGCTCAGGGACACTATGAGCACAAATGAAAAAGCCGGCCCGAAAGCCGGCACTCAGTTCGAGATTGGATGATGACAATTTTCACTAGGCTAATCTTTGTCCCCGGAAGCCGTGGTCTTAGACACGCTTTCGGATGTCTTATCGGGCACGCTTTCGGATTTCTTATCGGCGCCCTTTTCCATTTGATCCTTGCTCGCAGGCGAGTCCTTGCGCGAGTAATCGCTCGCGTACCAACCTGAGCCTTTGAGTTGAAAGCTCGTGCGAGAGACCGCTTTCTTGACCTTGCCGCCGCACTTCTCGCATCGCTTGGGCGGGGCGTCGCTTATTCTCTGAATGACCTCGACGTGGGAGCCGCACTTCTCACAGGTGTATTTGTAGATAGGCATACTCCCCGGTTACCTCGATGAGAATCATTTATCACCCCGATAGTAGCACGAGCTAAAACGATGCATCAAGATAGACGCTAAGCCTCCTGCTTCACTACGCACCCATTTTTGAGGTTTCTTGGAGTAAAGCATCTTCCACTTTGACTGCCTTAAGCCCCTCGGTCGCGAACGAACCATCTCGAGCGGCCTCACTCGGCTTCAAAGATACCGCCGGAAATAGTTAGCCAGCAGGTAGCCGGCGTAGTACTTGTACGGCGCGCGTCCCAGGGTGTAATGACCGCATCGCACTATGGCCCGCTCGAGCTTCACGCCGTGGCGATCGCATTCTTGAAACAACAAGCGCGAAAGCTCAGGCGTGAAGGACAGGTCGTAGCGGGCCGAGATCATAAGCCCACGCCGCCCGTCGCCAACCAATCTGCTGACATAGGAATTGGGGCTAATCGCCAGCCAGGCTCGCCGGACCTGCTCGCGGGTGATTGCCGCCTCAAGCCCCCGCCTAACATGCGCGGTAGTCAAGCCTTCCCACACAACGTCCCCAAAATAGCTCGAAACGTGATTGTAAACGCCAACGCGGATGCGTTGTTCGTGAACGAACGTCAAGAATGCAATGCACGAACCGAGGCTTGTTCCAACGATGCCGATCCGATCATAGCCCTGCGCCTCCAACCAGTGGACTGCCGCTCTTGTGTCGAGCACCGCCTGCCGATTTGCTTGTAGCGTGCGGCCGAGGTTTGCGCTCACCATGTAGTCGGCGCGTTCGAAGCCGGGTAGCATTCGCCGATCGTGATAGGGCAGGCTCAACCGGAGCGCCGCGATCCCGGTCCGGTTCAGCAACTCACACAAGGCCACGTGCTCCTGTGACTTTGCGTTCCAATGAGGCAGCACTACAACAGCCCTCCCGCGTGCCTGAGCGACTTCATGAGTGCGCGATCCATTCGGCGAGCCTGTTTGCGCCGACACAGGAAAGTAGCGCGCATATGCTGTGTTGTTCTCAGCGAACGGCGTCTTTACCGCGCTCTGAAACGTGAGCCAGCCGTCTTCCAATGAGAAGGTGGGCACAATCTCCCCCGAGAAGAACTGGTCGCTTCTGGAAATTGCCCGTTCGTTAAATCTCAAGATCTCATCGAGTTTGTCAGGCTCCCGGGCATCTGCAGGCTCGGTAAATTGTCGCGGCTCGAGCGAATCGGCGCCACACTCAAACGGTCTTACCACCCGGTTGTTGTCTCTACGCGAGAGCTTGCGTTCCCAGTTATGAATCACATATTTGAGCATGTGAAGAAAGAATCCCTTCGCCCACAGAAGCCAGGACGCCATTCTAGAGAACGCCACAGGCTTGCTCAAGCCATAGTCGGCCGACCAGTCAGCAATCGGTCCCATTAGCACGCAACTTTGGAGCTGGCCAACTTCGCATACCTCTGCGACTTAAGAAAAAAGTGAATAAGTTTCGCAATGTTTTCCGTCTAACCTCCTAGGGAAAACATGAGCAAAACTAAACACTCAGAACCTGAGATACCTGACGGCGGTCCGCTTGCAGTGTGCGTCAACGATTGTCAGCTCGATTATGGGCAGGCACGCTCCGAACTGGTCGGTGTATGTTTTCAGGTTAGATGCGCATTCGCTGAAATGCGCTGGGGCTGCTCAGCAGCGGCAACCTTCGGGTTGTTGACCCTGAGCTTCGGCAAGGAAGCAACCGATCCCTCTTCAATGAATCCACGGTAGCGGCTGGTGACCGGCGAGGACTGCCACACAATGCCAGTTCCTGGCGCCGTTGGTCCGGCTCCTGCATAAGACGCAGCATCGCCGGGTTTTATCTGGCACAATATAGGTCTGCGCATAAAGCGCCGTGCGCGAATCGCTTAACCTCTTGAAGATTAGTCGGAGGACCGGTATGAACAGTCCAGATGAACGAGTGCTCGTAGAAAGAGAATCACCATATCATTACACCCAGGACGGGCTCGAACTAAAGGAACGCGCCGACCAGGCACTCATTCCGTTGTTCGTCGAGTTCATGGGTCGAGGCTATAGCCCCTACCAGATCTGCGCAGTTATCCATGACGGGGTCGCCGAAACGAGCCGACGCATAGTCAGCATCCACAAGACTGCAGGCAAGGAAGCCGCCGACCAAATGCTCAAAGAAAAACTGAAGTCATAGCGGGGCTACGGAAGTCGTTGAGGCGGTGCGTGACCTCCCTCAAGGCGCCTACGCCCATTGTCATTCGTGTGGCTCGCTATGAGGATCGGCGTGAGTTGATCAAGACCGGCTTCGCGCAACGGCGTCTCTGCGCTCAAGCAATTCCGCGTACTCCTGCTCCATCTGATCGAGTCTGGCATCGAGTTCAATATCACGCCGTCTTACCCGCACAAACGCCAACAACAGCAAGGCGATGGCGGCGCCTCCAACCACGCTAACGATCCAAATCAGAGTTTCGCGAGTCACCCCGAGCGTCAGCCGTGCTCCGCCCCTACGAAGGGCCAGATCATAGGCCGCGCCGGCCGCCAATAACAGCAAGAATACTCCTCCGCCGAGAGCCGCGGCGGTCTTGGCCTTGTAGGAGTCGACCTGTTGCCCAAGGTCGCTTATGCCTAGACG
Protein-coding sequences here:
- a CDS encoding tetratricopeptide repeat protein; protein product: MIITNTPTASAYGGVDSLLRPTLEEHLLERISSLESQLERAQDRLELVLDLVHRQATSGLYDHAMLDALVEHLSERGAVEGGKLETLWRDRIAEHYEEASEQEQFDKRIERMLGGFGGENFDLFARLLDTGADLVLEGNAKRGIRYFEKALVLDPANVPLTLFVGEHFFRFNKPVLARAYLERAIQKEADNYPARLMLGVICGDGGDLDSAKRHLGRALKIRRNSFAAHYGLGRILVSEGRVREALTHLKRALILKPTPEMYYLVGRAYLEEGRTEVAVRHLQRCVEMDPKFDAALYHLGLIYLRQENLLLAQEHFRAAYEINPRESRYRTALRARKAGQLAPLPVFGRAAVSKRKVVSSGDVRLAELLRSDLLELQNPAAEVRKGQKRG
- a CDS encoding zinc ribbon domain-containing protein; translation: MPIYKYTCEKCGSHVEVIQRISDAPPKRCEKCGGKVKKAVSRTSFQLKGSGWYASDYSRKDSPASKDQMEKGADKKSESVPDKTSESVSKTTASGDKD